Within the Miscanthus floridulus cultivar M001 chromosome 17, ASM1932011v1, whole genome shotgun sequence genome, the region AGACTGAACAACAAATGCAGTTGAAGTCTATTGCCTTTCGATTATACGGTCGAGGAGACCACCCTGTATTATCACCAAGGATCAACGAAAAATTACAGATAACCGTTATTAGCACCCCAAGACAGGAGCTTTCCCAGCAGCAGCAGAGAACATCTTATTCTGAATAAGATCAACTCAATTCTCTTCTCTGCAATCTGTACCTCCTCTCGTCTTCACACGACGCTGAACAGACAAACAAAAGATCATCACCTCGATGATATCTTGCTCGACACCGTCCGCACCGTCAAGCTAATACCCGGCCGCTGCTTCAGCCCGCTCATCGGGCCactgccgacgccgacgccgacgccgcttTCCCGGTCCCGGCTCCTGTTCAACGACAGCCTCGATTTGATCGGCGACACGAGCCTTGTCGCCAACCTTGACGGCGAGAACGAGCAGCGCCGGGTTTTTGCAGGTGACGCCTGAACCTTTACGGGCGGCGGCGGTGACGACACGGCGGCGGGCCTCGCCGCCGGCAGGGCCTTCCCGTGGATCCTGAGCTTGGACCCCAGCGCGCTCGGCGGCGACTTGACCAGGAACTTGTGCGGCGTCTGCCGCGCCACGACGACCGGGGACCGCGTCTTGTAGAACCGCTTCTGCTTCTTGGAAGGCGATGGCGTCGTGCACGCGTCGGTGTTtgcggcggcggaggtggaggCGTGGAACGCGGGGTTCGGGAACATCACCGCCTTCTTCGCCCACGGCCGGTTCTTCGGGGAGACGCGGTTGGCGGACACCGACGGCCGGCCGACGGCCACCGGCGGCGACGCGGGCTTGAACTGGATCCGGGACCGCACGCGGCCACGCGACGGCGGGGTGGCGGCGTCGGCGAAGCGCGTCGCGGCGCCACCCCGATGGCTCTGCTTTTCCCGGGCACGCCGGGCGCGGAGGGGCGtctgctccgccgccgccgccgcaggcttCCTGGTCCTGGGAACCGGTTTCGGGGTCCTCGGGGGCTCCCGATTCGCAGCGCCGGCAGCCGTGACGATGTCCCGCGCGAACTGGCTGGCCTGCACGATCTCTAGCACGGTCTCGCCGAGCAACATCGCCGGCAGCGACATTCGCCGCCACTGCGCGCCCtc harbors:
- the LOC136518922 gene encoding LOW QUALITY PROTEIN: microtubule-binding protein TANGLED1-like (The sequence of the model RefSeq protein was modified relative to this genomic sequence to represent the inferred CDS: deleted 1 base in 1 codon); its protein translation is MVARSPNAKPDRQTAAALAAAAALNPALVRETLKKVDRCMARLQELQYTVAGGAKVVSGVSLSPRSTRGYLRTSLRCKQETVRMRGAASAQKRSPNGKFGGGGGEGAQWRRMSLPAMLLGETVLEIVQASQFARDIVTAAGAANREPPRTPKPVPRTRKPAAAAAEQTPLRARRAREKQSHRGGAATRFADAATPPSRGRVRSRIQFKPASPPVAVGRPSVSANRVSPKNRPWAKKAVMFPNPAFHASTSAAANTDACTTPSPSKKQKRFYKTRSPVVVARQTPHKFLVKSPPSALGSKLRIHGKALPAARPAAVSSPPPPVKVQASPAKTRRCSFSPSRLATRLVSPIKSRLSLNRSRDRESGVGVGVGSGPMSGLKQRPGISLTVRTVSSKISSR